One part of the Novipirellula aureliae genome encodes these proteins:
- a CDS encoding efflux RND transporter periplasmic adaptor subunit, whose translation MLRTRLLALLLALLLASVALPNASMGQGGPANVVVAPVSKRDLSAHRAFVANVKPWRHVTIGSAVDGRVLEYLVKGGEAVEKSQPLAQLRTKTIEIEIAAAEAEVQLREAELQELKNGSRADEIALAEALADVAKANNEYAKAKLQRAQRLYREATGMSQDEYEAARAESLVGVARVAEAESSLRLVKEGPRQETIDQAAARVEVQKQVLAGLNDRKNKYTIRAPFAGFVSAELTETGAWVKQGDPVAEVVEIDPVEIEVYVPETGIRFVKLGGSVNVVVEALPDQVFEGTIERIVPLADNRARTFPVRVRVPNPKTNGRHALLPGMLARVSLPAGSLQPRLLVPKDALQFGGENPIVYVVVENKAAMVPVQMGPSSGQWVAVTTLGPKQLQEGDLVITRGNERLRPGQDVIINEIQPEMP comes from the coding sequence GCTCTCCTGCTCGCTCTCCTGCTCGCATCGGTTGCTTTACCAAACGCCAGTATGGGCCAAGGTGGACCAGCCAATGTGGTGGTTGCACCGGTCTCTAAACGGGATTTGTCGGCCCATCGTGCTTTTGTGGCAAACGTCAAACCGTGGCGGCATGTGACGATCGGTAGTGCGGTCGACGGTCGAGTGTTGGAATACCTCGTCAAGGGTGGCGAGGCAGTAGAAAAATCTCAGCCGCTTGCTCAACTCCGTACCAAAACGATCGAGATTGAAATTGCCGCTGCCGAGGCGGAGGTGCAACTTCGAGAAGCGGAACTTCAAGAGCTCAAGAACGGATCTCGAGCCGATGAGATCGCTCTTGCCGAAGCGCTCGCCGATGTCGCGAAGGCGAACAACGAGTACGCGAAAGCGAAACTTCAGCGGGCTCAGCGTCTGTACCGAGAGGCAACGGGGATGTCGCAAGATGAATACGAAGCGGCCCGTGCCGAATCGTTGGTCGGTGTCGCGAGAGTTGCGGAGGCAGAAAGTTCTCTGCGACTTGTCAAAGAAGGACCGCGTCAAGAGACGATCGATCAAGCGGCCGCTCGTGTCGAGGTTCAAAAACAAGTTCTTGCAGGCTTGAATGATCGCAAGAACAAATACACGATTCGAGCTCCATTTGCAGGATTCGTTTCGGCCGAGCTGACTGAAACGGGAGCTTGGGTGAAACAGGGGGACCCGGTGGCCGAAGTGGTCGAGATCGATCCGGTGGAAATCGAGGTTTACGTTCCTGAAACAGGTATTCGTTTTGTGAAACTTGGTGGCAGCGTGAACGTCGTTGTCGAAGCGTTACCCGATCAGGTTTTCGAAGGTACGATTGAGCGAATCGTGCCGCTGGCGGACAATCGAGCGAGAACGTTCCCGGTCCGCGTCCGGGTTCCCAATCCAAAAACGAACGGTCGGCATGCTTTGCTTCCTGGCATGTTAGCGCGAGTCAGTTTACCCGCTGGATCACTTCAGCCGCGTTTGTTGGTACCCAAAGATGCGCTACAGTTTGGTGGCGAGAATCCGATTGTCTATGTCGTTGTCGAAAACAAGGCGGCGATGGTTCCAGTTCAAATGGGGCCATCGAGTGGTCAATGGGTTGCGGTCACGACGCTTGGGCCAAAGCAACTACAGGAAGGTGATTTGGTGATCACGCGAGGCAACGAGCGGCTTCGTCCCGGCCAAGACGTCATCATCAATGAAATCCAACCGGAAATGCCGTAG
- a CDS encoding AAA family ATPase gives MRIKDIQIDGFGVWTGLSVDSLSDGMTLFYGPNEAGKTTLMQFLRAQLYGFTSDRRERYLPPVYGGTPGGAIRVTGPGGGYQIRRTSQLTDSGVTGQLTVTGQDGLAQGQHRLTSLLGQIDEPIFTNVFAIGIRELQELSTLDDTSAADELYKLSSGLDRVSLVDVLRSLRDGRKSMIGNEKTADTEETSKIAGMIRKREKLRDEVEQLTRHGRRWSELASLRRAQQQEIEQSTERMGVWERESRCVEIATSVFDTWKQRDDLAKQIAETEKLSQLPDEAPGQLVQIEAMVEDSKAKIEEVKAKRREIRVKAEQSPVSKRLFDLQGRIEAASEQATWIEALEEQMERLDGQIEKARKTLEADADRLGMDESDRAAILEGDMSKLPDMSRQTLAALSVPAKRVKEEVFQLNQARGEAAEHKAKAEKLAVQLQDVLSRAHATNLQQAIREQTDLISALRNRIQLGEHLEKLKRHYRDLEKESVNLTTDEALPIDRLILLSVPFIFGGIALVYGVTNLLQLDWFTADPDPTWGMLCLMVGLMSMLTYYFGRENGMRSTSRDLDDCERQIDTLRKQIRELEAERSDVDSSLPTSSESLELRIRESEQLLAELESSLPTYHNHEAAMQSYKSSRMRATKAAEGLKDARHEWAETLERLGLSESMSPSSVRKLGDGYEMLQQSRRRLDELQQEKDQRRRERQTIARRIESLYFEALDLSQEQASSLSGSRGDHDDSIDNRAKHQRRNEPRRDEPHQVDRRRDERRDGREKDGATRRVHARSNPLDQLNHLHEELSRQQHWIKRRRELKEQDQKLKKQQSSYFRAIQRGETQRRALWAKCGVATPEQFYALVDSKASLVDMRKEHGELEKQVRSIIGTHVDYDAVAREIEGAKMSDIEKRWDALTTRMTETEARVAQLRIQQGEIAQEMKQLGEDSRLTSAQLELGCVERKIAAAVRRWQTLSMASSLLEDVCGTFERERQPETLREASSFLTQLTDGKYNRIWTPLGTNQLKIDDANDKSLPIEVLSRGTREAVFIALRLSLAAAYARRGVMLPLVLDDVLVNFDGDRAIAAARTLKTFAELGHQVLMFTCHEHIVEIFHEIDVEVRLMPPQGHPGRAEILQPEEIVEEAYEEEDAYEEEEVEDEPVTEAEAEEPEPTPEPEPMLEEPKAKPKPKIVYVEKQLKRPEPKVIVIEAEALQPKPEAPEPEAPEPEAPEPEAPEPEAIEPDPTEPEPTEPEPTRPDPRPVSIRLPRPKVTYVEEEEVYEDEPEPSIGWAWFERDAEQHGVAKEETMAAIARREWTVASDPNTDKHSDDDEVYDKAGPWWRANQD, from the coding sequence ATGAGAATCAAAGACATACAAATCGACGGTTTCGGTGTCTGGACCGGCCTTTCGGTCGACTCACTTTCCGATGGAATGACGTTATTCTACGGGCCGAACGAGGCAGGGAAAACGACGCTGATGCAATTTTTGCGTGCCCAGCTTTACGGATTTACATCCGATCGGCGCGAACGCTATCTGCCGCCCGTTTACGGCGGAACCCCAGGCGGAGCAATTCGCGTCACCGGTCCAGGCGGCGGCTACCAAATTCGTCGTACTAGCCAATTGACCGATTCGGGCGTGACGGGCCAATTGACGGTTACCGGCCAAGATGGATTGGCGCAGGGTCAGCATCGATTGACGAGTCTGCTTGGTCAAATCGACGAACCGATCTTTACGAACGTGTTCGCGATCGGCATTCGAGAATTGCAGGAATTGAGCACTCTCGATGACACATCGGCGGCCGACGAACTGTACAAACTCTCGAGCGGACTCGACCGAGTTTCGCTCGTCGATGTTTTGCGAAGTTTACGCGATGGTCGTAAGTCGATGATCGGAAACGAGAAAACGGCTGATACCGAAGAAACGTCTAAGATCGCTGGCATGATCCGAAAACGAGAAAAGTTGCGAGACGAAGTCGAACAGCTAACTCGCCATGGACGCCGTTGGAGTGAGCTGGCGAGCCTCCGCCGTGCTCAGCAGCAGGAGATCGAACAATCCACCGAGCGAATGGGCGTTTGGGAGCGAGAATCACGATGTGTCGAGATTGCGACAAGTGTTTTTGACACTTGGAAACAACGCGATGATCTGGCCAAGCAGATTGCCGAAACCGAGAAGCTGTCGCAACTCCCCGACGAAGCGCCTGGTCAATTGGTGCAAATCGAGGCGATGGTCGAAGATAGCAAGGCAAAGATCGAAGAGGTCAAAGCCAAACGCCGCGAAATCCGCGTCAAAGCCGAGCAATCTCCTGTTAGCAAGCGGCTGTTTGATCTACAAGGCCGGATCGAAGCAGCCTCCGAACAAGCGACTTGGATCGAAGCGCTCGAAGAACAAATGGAACGGCTCGATGGACAGATCGAGAAGGCTCGGAAAACGCTTGAAGCGGATGCAGATCGCTTGGGGATGGACGAGTCGGACCGGGCCGCTATCCTCGAAGGAGATATGTCCAAACTTCCCGACATGTCGCGGCAAACACTCGCAGCGCTTTCGGTTCCCGCCAAACGAGTGAAGGAAGAAGTCTTTCAGCTCAATCAAGCTCGCGGTGAAGCCGCGGAGCATAAGGCGAAAGCAGAAAAACTGGCTGTCCAACTTCAGGACGTCTTATCGCGGGCGCATGCGACAAATTTACAGCAAGCGATTCGCGAGCAAACCGATCTGATTTCGGCGCTTCGAAACCGTATCCAACTCGGTGAGCACTTAGAGAAACTAAAACGTCACTACCGTGACCTGGAAAAGGAATCGGTCAACTTGACGACCGATGAAGCGCTTCCTATCGACCGCTTAATTTTGTTGTCTGTCCCCTTTATATTTGGTGGCATTGCGCTCGTTTATGGCGTCACGAATCTGCTGCAACTCGATTGGTTCACAGCCGATCCGGATCCGACTTGGGGTATGTTATGCTTGATGGTCGGATTGATGAGTATGTTGACGTACTACTTCGGTCGCGAAAATGGAATGCGGTCAACGTCGCGTGACTTGGACGACTGCGAAAGGCAGATTGATACGCTTCGAAAACAGATCCGTGAGCTTGAGGCGGAACGAAGTGACGTCGATTCGTCGCTTCCGACCAGCAGTGAATCATTGGAGCTACGCATCCGCGAAAGTGAGCAATTGCTTGCTGAACTCGAATCGTCGCTGCCAACCTACCACAATCATGAAGCGGCGATGCAGTCTTACAAGTCTTCCCGCATGCGTGCTACGAAAGCGGCCGAAGGACTCAAGGATGCTCGCCATGAATGGGCGGAAACGCTGGAACGTTTGGGCCTAAGTGAGTCGATGTCTCCGTCGAGCGTCCGTAAACTCGGGGATGGCTATGAAATGTTGCAACAGAGCCGCCGTCGGCTCGATGAGTTGCAACAAGAGAAGGACCAACGCAGACGAGAGCGGCAAACGATCGCACGCCGAATCGAATCACTCTACTTCGAAGCTCTCGATTTGTCACAGGAACAAGCAAGTTCGTTGAGCGGTTCGCGAGGCGATCATGACGATTCGATCGACAATCGGGCGAAACACCAACGCCGAAATGAGCCGCGCCGTGATGAGCCGCACCAAGTCGACCGTCGCCGAGATGAGCGTCGCGATGGCCGTGAAAAGGATGGGGCCACTCGTCGTGTGCATGCCCGATCCAACCCGCTCGATCAGTTGAACCATTTGCACGAAGAATTGTCACGGCAACAGCATTGGATCAAACGACGCCGCGAATTAAAAGAACAAGATCAGAAGTTGAAAAAACAGCAAAGCTCCTATTTTCGTGCTATCCAACGAGGCGAAACGCAACGCCGCGCTCTGTGGGCTAAGTGCGGTGTCGCAACGCCTGAACAGTTCTATGCTTTAGTTGATAGCAAAGCGAGTTTGGTCGACATGCGTAAGGAGCACGGGGAGTTGGAGAAGCAGGTTCGGTCGATCATCGGGACTCACGTCGATTACGATGCGGTCGCTCGTGAGATCGAGGGCGCTAAGATGAGCGATATCGAAAAACGCTGGGATGCGTTGACGACACGCATGACCGAAACCGAAGCACGGGTCGCCCAGTTGCGTATTCAGCAAGGTGAGATCGCGCAAGAGATGAAGCAGCTTGGCGAGGATAGCCGTTTAACATCGGCTCAACTTGAATTGGGATGCGTCGAACGAAAAATCGCGGCGGCGGTTCGCCGTTGGCAAACCTTGTCGATGGCGAGTTCGTTGTTGGAAGATGTTTGTGGTACGTTCGAACGAGAGCGGCAACCGGAGACACTTCGCGAAGCATCGTCATTTTTGACTCAGTTGACCGATGGGAAGTACAACCGCATTTGGACTCCGCTTGGTACCAATCAGTTAAAGATAGATGATGCGAACGATAAATCACTGCCGATCGAAGTGCTGAGTCGAGGGACCCGTGAAGCGGTCTTTATCGCCCTACGCCTTTCCTTGGCTGCCGCCTATGCTCGACGCGGAGTCATGCTGCCTCTCGTTCTCGACGATGTGCTTGTCAACTTTGATGGCGACCGTGCAATTGCTGCGGCCCGAACGCTCAAAACATTTGCCGAGCTCGGGCATCAAGTGCTGATGTTTACCTGTCACGAACACATCGTCGAAATCTTCCATGAAATCGATGTCGAGGTGCGTTTGATGCCACCACAAGGACATCCCGGCCGTGCCGAGATTCTGCAGCCCGAGGAGATTGTTGAAGAAGCGTATGAGGAAGAGGATGCCTACGAAGAGGAAGAAGTCGAAGATGAGCCGGTAACGGAAGCCGAGGCTGAAGAGCCAGAACCAACGCCAGAGCCAGAACCGATGTTGGAAGAGCCAAAAGCGAAGCCAAAGCCAAAGATCGTCTATGTTGAAAAACAACTGAAACGGCCTGAACCGAAGGTGATCGTGATCGAGGCGGAAGCACTGCAGCCAAAACCCGAAGCGCCCGAGCCCGAAGCGCCCGAGCCCGAAGCGCCCGAGCCCGAAGCGCCCGAGCCCGAAGCGATTGAGCCGGATCCGACCGAGCCCGAACCCACCGAGCCCGAACCAACGCGGCCAGATCCCAGACCGGTTTCGATCCGCTTGCCACGGCCAAAGGTCACTTACGTTGAAGAGGAAGAGGTTTACGAAGACGAGCCTGAACCGTCGATCGGTTGGGCTTGGTTTGAACGTGACGCGGAGCAGCACGGGGTAGCCAAAGAAGAAACCATGGCTGCGATTGCACGCCGCGAATGGACGGTAGCGTCCGATCCAAATACCGACAAGCATTCAGATGACGATGAGGTTTATGACAAAGCTGGTCCTTGGTGGCGAGCCAATCAAGATTGA
- a CDS encoding metallophosphoesterase family protein, whose product MPGESFRFIHASDFHLEAPLGDLDSIPSALRESMADAPRRAATAVFEAALVDNIDFLVLSGDLLSPASAGPHGMSLLLDYFEKLNAKKTPVFWAAGVADDPQRWPEAAPLPPNVTLFPKNRAIAVPVERAGRTICMVVGRSSEGRSTLHVPSYRVEPTDEYTVAIGYGASDADALAEGRFDYWALGGRHNRVQLDGGGEGAAVYCGSPQGRSLSEPGPHGYSVVDVDAEQTTRVRAVECDAFRYCYEEIDATEIAAVGSVRNLLGERISRLQHENGGRHLLIGWDISISSGDNLQAIGDTEELLNSLRRDFGAGTPAAWTASLVVRPPKQYPKSWNDEDTILGDFLRAAEKHGKADGRDLDLLPFSEEHEMINRTTAALLTDVSPSAREELLDQATLLGVELLRGGKPNLVS is encoded by the coding sequence ATGCCAGGCGAATCGTTTCGATTTATTCATGCCAGTGATTTTCACCTTGAAGCACCACTCGGGGATCTTGATTCGATTCCGAGCGCACTTCGTGAGTCGATGGCTGATGCGCCGCGTCGGGCGGCGACGGCCGTTTTCGAAGCTGCGTTGGTTGACAATATTGATTTTTTGGTCCTTAGCGGTGATCTTTTGAGCCCAGCCTCGGCGGGACCTCACGGTATGTCGTTGTTACTCGACTACTTTGAGAAGCTCAATGCGAAGAAAACGCCCGTTTTCTGGGCTGCCGGAGTCGCGGACGACCCGCAAAGGTGGCCTGAGGCGGCTCCCCTCCCCCCCAATGTGACGCTGTTCCCCAAAAACCGTGCGATTGCAGTGCCGGTGGAGCGTGCGGGGCGGACGATTTGCATGGTTGTCGGTCGCAGTAGCGAAGGTCGCTCGACGCTGCACGTTCCGAGCTATCGAGTCGAACCGACCGATGAGTACACCGTGGCGATTGGCTATGGTGCTTCCGATGCGGATGCGCTTGCCGAAGGACGTTTTGATTACTGGGCACTTGGTGGCAGACACAACCGCGTGCAGCTCGATGGCGGCGGCGAAGGGGCTGCGGTTTATTGTGGTTCACCCCAGGGGCGATCGTTGTCCGAGCCCGGGCCACATGGCTATTCAGTCGTCGATGTCGATGCAGAGCAAACGACCCGTGTTCGTGCGGTCGAATGTGATGCATTTCGATACTGCTACGAAGAGATCGATGCAACGGAAATTGCCGCAGTTGGCAGCGTCCGCAATCTGCTCGGCGAACGGATTTCTCGACTCCAACACGAAAATGGTGGCCGCCACCTTTTGATCGGCTGGGACATTTCGATCTCCAGCGGTGATAACCTACAAGCGATTGGTGACACCGAAGAGTTACTGAACAGTCTGCGCCGTGATTTTGGTGCTGGGACTCCTGCAGCATGGACGGCCTCGCTAGTCGTTCGACCGCCCAAGCAGTACCCCAAATCATGGAACGATGAAGACACGATCTTAGGCGATTTTTTGCGTGCAGCCGAGAAGCATGGTAAGGCGGATGGTCGCGATTTAGATCTGTTGCCGTTTAGCGAAGAGCATGAAATGATTAACCGTACGACGGCGGCACTTCTTACCGACGTCTCGCCATCCGCACGCGAAGAATTACTCGACCAAGCCACTTTGCTTGGCGTCGAGCTACTGCGTGGCGGCAAACCGAATCTCGTGTCTTAG
- a CDS encoding efflux RND transporter permease subunit: protein MHPIEACVRNPVKVAVGALLLILFGSIALFRMPMQLTPEVQIPTLTITTSWPGASPQEVEREIIQEQEEQLKSVEGVTKMTSESMDSSGTIAMEFLVGTNMEEALLKVNSRLQQVSEYPEESDEPVISTSNSSDRPIAWLILSSKHATLEEIQAFAKEHPETQQILAPILSASNAGVRLLRLRAAAKEHPEVAPLLPPDLDVPKMRRFAEDFIEARLERVNGVSNANVLGGLIDEMQVIIDPQKLAARSLTIDDVRRVLRNQNQDTSAGDYWEGKRRYVVRTLNQFRSPEQVEEQVLAVRDGMPVFISDVAEVRLGYKKPDGLVRRFGESSIAINALRETGANVLDVMEGIKQCVDELNSDLLPERGLQLLQVYDETEYIESSVQLVNQNIVVGGTLTMLVLMLFLHLQVRTLIFVPVIAAATIAALTLNPWFAALTLTLILVAGFWFARGALVVGLAIPISIIGTFLMLNLWGRSLNVISLAGMAFAVGMLVDNAVVVLENIFRHYQDGDGPFEAAIRGTKEVWGAVLASTLTTLAVFLPVLFVEEEAGQLFRDIALAISAAVGLSLIVSITLIPTATARLLKQRSETGAEKGKPKKPSRFSGAHVRFTHRMVAPLVWVSSLFVSATVGTNRFIQASLLRRLSFVVLLLALTATVSYLLWPKVEYLPSGNRNLVFGIILPPPGYNLDELTRLGEIVEDHLKPYWDINLDDPDQAELEYPAIYDFFYVARGRQVFVGVRSVDPQRSGELVPLIQSVAPKLPGAFVIAKQSSLFEQGLTGGRTIDVEITGPNLEKLVALGGQVLGQVVGARGEPVVPNAQARPVPSLDLSNPEVHVRPRLMQTEQMGVNATGLGYAVNALVDGAFAADYYIGGDKIDLTIIGTTSQANSSQALKSLPIATPGGQLVPLESLAEIEPSSGPEQINHRERQRAITIEVSPPPEMALEDALGRIEDQIVKPIRESGQLAGGYQIQLSGTADKLRDTWLALRWNVLLALLITYLLMAALFESWIYPLVIILSVPLGAVGGILGLRLLGVYLKWQGMLPQPLDVLTMLGFVILIGTVVNNAILIVHQALNLMNEGHYQSKDAILESVRTRVRPILMTTATTVLGLLPLVLFPGSGSELYRGLGSVLLGGLVVSTFFTLVFVPTLFRIFMDIKEGLGRKIANR, encoded by the coding sequence ATGCACCCCATCGAAGCTTGCGTCCGTAACCCTGTGAAAGTCGCCGTCGGGGCGCTGCTGCTGATTTTGTTCGGATCGATTGCCCTTTTCCGAATGCCGATGCAGTTGACGCCAGAGGTGCAAATTCCAACATTGACGATTACCACCAGTTGGCCTGGAGCGAGCCCGCAGGAGGTCGAACGCGAGATCATACAAGAGCAGGAGGAACAGCTCAAAAGCGTCGAAGGGGTCACAAAGATGACCAGTGAGTCGATGGACAGTAGCGGTACGATCGCCATGGAATTCCTCGTCGGGACCAACATGGAAGAAGCCCTTTTGAAGGTAAACAGCCGCTTGCAGCAGGTTTCGGAGTACCCCGAAGAGTCCGACGAGCCGGTGATTTCCACCAGCAATTCTTCCGACCGTCCAATCGCTTGGTTGATCCTTAGCTCTAAGCACGCAACGCTCGAAGAGATCCAAGCGTTTGCAAAGGAGCATCCCGAGACCCAGCAGATCCTCGCCCCGATTCTCAGTGCGAGCAATGCGGGCGTGCGGTTACTTCGCCTTCGAGCTGCAGCGAAAGAGCATCCTGAAGTTGCCCCGCTGCTTCCGCCCGATTTAGACGTTCCGAAGATGCGGCGGTTTGCAGAGGATTTTATCGAAGCGCGACTGGAACGAGTAAACGGGGTTTCCAATGCAAACGTACTCGGCGGATTGATCGATGAGATGCAAGTCATTATCGATCCTCAAAAACTTGCCGCCCGCAGTTTGACGATTGATGATGTTCGCCGAGTTCTAAGAAATCAGAACCAAGACACATCGGCAGGTGATTATTGGGAAGGAAAACGCCGTTACGTTGTGCGGACCCTTAATCAATTTCGGAGCCCCGAGCAGGTCGAGGAGCAGGTCTTAGCGGTCCGTGATGGAATGCCGGTCTTTATCAGCGATGTGGCTGAAGTGCGACTCGGATACAAGAAGCCGGATGGCTTGGTCCGCCGGTTTGGCGAGTCCTCGATCGCGATCAATGCCCTTCGGGAAACGGGGGCGAACGTGCTAGATGTGATGGAAGGCATCAAGCAGTGTGTGGACGAACTCAACAGCGACTTGTTGCCGGAACGAGGTTTGCAATTGCTGCAGGTCTATGACGAAACCGAGTATATCGAATCCTCGGTCCAACTGGTGAACCAGAACATTGTGGTCGGTGGTACGCTGACGATGTTGGTGCTAATGCTGTTTCTGCATTTGCAAGTTCGTACGTTGATTTTTGTGCCGGTGATCGCTGCGGCAACGATTGCTGCGTTAACTTTAAACCCTTGGTTCGCGGCGCTGACGCTGACGCTGATTTTGGTCGCTGGGTTCTGGTTCGCTCGAGGTGCGTTGGTCGTGGGGCTGGCGATTCCGATCAGTATCATCGGTACGTTCTTAATGCTCAATTTGTGGGGACGCTCCCTGAATGTGATCAGTTTGGCCGGGATGGCGTTCGCGGTTGGTATGTTGGTCGACAACGCTGTCGTGGTGCTGGAAAATATCTTTCGACACTATCAAGACGGCGATGGTCCGTTTGAAGCAGCGATTCGTGGCACGAAAGAAGTATGGGGGGCCGTTTTGGCTTCCACGTTAACAACGCTCGCGGTGTTTTTGCCTGTCTTGTTTGTTGAAGAGGAAGCAGGCCAACTCTTTCGTGATATCGCCTTGGCGATTAGTGCTGCGGTCGGCTTGTCTTTGATCGTTAGTATTACGCTGATCCCGACCGCTACCGCGCGGCTCTTGAAACAACGTTCAGAAACGGGTGCCGAGAAGGGTAAACCGAAAAAGCCGAGCAGGTTTTCTGGTGCCCATGTACGATTCACGCACCGAATGGTTGCACCGTTGGTCTGGGTTTCTTCACTGTTTGTTTCGGCGACCGTCGGGACCAACCGCTTTATCCAAGCTAGCTTGCTGAGGCGTTTGTCGTTTGTCGTTTTGCTGCTCGCATTGACCGCGACGGTAAGTTATCTGCTTTGGCCAAAAGTCGAATACCTCCCTTCGGGAAACCGAAACCTCGTCTTTGGCATTATCCTGCCTCCGCCAGGCTACAACTTGGATGAATTGACCCGACTCGGTGAGATCGTCGAAGACCACTTGAAGCCATACTGGGACATCAACCTTGACGATCCAGACCAGGCCGAATTGGAATACCCCGCGATCTATGACTTCTTTTACGTGGCCCGAGGGCGTCAAGTGTTCGTCGGTGTTCGCTCGGTCGATCCGCAACGCAGCGGCGAACTCGTGCCTCTGATTCAAAGTGTTGCACCCAAGTTGCCAGGTGCGTTCGTGATCGCAAAGCAGTCGAGTTTGTTCGAGCAGGGACTGACGGGCGGACGAACGATCGATGTCGAAATCACTGGCCCCAATTTGGAAAAACTCGTCGCACTCGGCGGCCAAGTCTTAGGACAAGTCGTTGGTGCCCGAGGTGAACCGGTCGTGCCGAACGCACAAGCACGTCCCGTTCCCAGTTTGGATTTGTCGAACCCCGAAGTCCATGTGCGCCCGAGGCTAATGCAAACCGAACAGATGGGAGTCAACGCGACAGGTCTTGGCTATGCGGTCAACGCGTTGGTCGACGGAGCGTTTGCAGCGGACTATTACATCGGTGGTGACAAAATCGACCTGACGATCATCGGCACAACCTCGCAAGCGAATTCGTCGCAAGCTCTCAAATCGCTTCCAATCGCCACTCCAGGCGGCCAACTCGTTCCGCTTGAATCGCTTGCCGAAATCGAACCATCGAGTGGCCCCGAACAGATCAACCATCGTGAACGCCAGCGGGCAATCACGATTGAGGTTTCTCCGCCACCCGAAATGGCTCTGGAAGACGCACTCGGGCGGATCGAAGATCAAATCGTGAAACCGATTCGTGAATCTGGCCAATTGGCGGGAGGTTATCAGATCCAACTTTCAGGGACCGCCGATAAACTACGCGATACCTGGTTGGCGCTGCGCTGGAATGTGCTGTTGGCACTATTGATTACGTACCTGTTGATGGCGGCTTTGTTTGAAAGTTGGATCTATCCGTTGGTCATCATCCTGAGTGTCCCGCTCGGTGCCGTCGGAGGAATTCTAGGCTTACGGCTACTGGGCGTGTACTTGAAATGGCAAGGCATGCTTCCTCAACCACTTGATGTGTTGACGATGTTAGGCTTTGTTATCCTGATTGGAACCGTGGTCAACAACGCGATTCTGATTGTCCATCAAGCGCTCAACCTTATGAACGAAGGGCACTACCAGTCAAAAGACGCTATTCTGGAAAGCGTTAGAACGCGAGTGCGCCCGATTTTGATGACAACCGCTACCACCGTGTTGGGTTTGCTTCCGCTCGTGTTGTTTCCTGGATCCGGTAGCGAACTGTACCGAGGTTTGGGGAGCGTCCTGTTGGGCGGTCTGGTCGTATCGACCTTCTTCACGTTGGTGTTTGTCCCCACGCTATTCCGCATTTTTATGGATATCAAAGAAGGGCTTGGTAGGAAAATCGCTAACCGCTAG